One window of Triplophysa rosa linkage group LG8, Trosa_1v2, whole genome shotgun sequence genomic DNA carries:
- the pianp gene encoding PILR alpha-associated neural protein isoform X1, producing the protein MLCVLYAYLAFSFQSHLPSFRCFVCPSPSSISPHIGFIPLWSFLLVPVIFCTATSDTNDRKWEELGEMQMPVTAQATTTQLWAVVWGPTQPLEDETHHFLSSLETESLKMTTSEDLSHHRGQPANQTQQPTTGEEERKDTGEQETQEVDPQFYVTVTISSLLILSAVIISAKLCYDRSLSHRPPPLSLAIPRAIAQEDSRQTLHSTPSFPDRERIPVVNL; encoded by the exons ATG CTGTGCGTTCTTTATGCATATCTAGCTTTTTCTTTTCAATCCCACCTTCCGTCTTTCCGTTGCTTTGTATGTCCTTCCCCCAGCTCCATCTCTCCCCACATTGGATTCATTCCCCTTTGGAGCTTCCTGCTGGTCCCTGTCATTTTTTGCACTGCCACCAGTGACACGAATGACAGGAAGTGGGAGGAGCTCGGAGAGATGCAGATGCCCGTTACAGCGCAGGCCACCACCACTCAGCTCTGGGCGGTGGTCTGGGGTCCCACGCAACCGCTGGAGGATGAAACGCATCACTTCCTGTCCAGCCTGGAGACCGAGAGCCTGAAGATGACCACGTCCGAGGACTTGTCACATCATCGGGGCCAGCCTGCCAATCAGACCCAACAGCCAACGACaggagaggaggagagaaaaGATACAGGGGAGCAGGAGACCCAAGAAG TGGACCCACAGTTTTACGTGACTGTGACGATTTCATCTCTGCTGATTCTCTCTGCTGTCATCATCTCTGCTAAACTCTG TTATGACCGGAGCCTCTCTCATcgtcctcctcctctctctctcgccatcCCTCGCGCCATAGCTCAGGAGGACAGCAGGCAGACACTGCACAGCACTCCATCCTTCCCCGACAGAGAGAG GATACCAGTGGTCAATCTTTGA
- the znf384b gene encoding zinc finger protein 384b isoform X1 → MEDSHFNSSYFWSPVQGQIENAVFLNKVKEQLGQDKSPTYSHGLAHDPATAVAGGVRTLKQEQMQPSHSSHSITVVPVPSTHTGIMTAAGLVTFVSPVSSAQSLIPGHPSTTMITVQTDKKNESVPCSPVVIPITGKRGRKKKSTLSLVGSTSGADPLILGLAGQHHSANLYSLSSEQGHVGKEGGKTYRCRICGLTFCSKSDMQLHSKSHTEVKAHQCPHCSKSFANTSYLTQHIRIHSGAKPYTCSYCQKAFRQLSHLQQHTRNHTETKPHKCPHCTKSFANTSYLAQHVRIHTGVKPYGCSFCQKTFRQLSHLQQHHRIHTGDRPYKCTHPGCEKSFTQLSNLQSHRRQHNKDKPYKCHHCNRGYVDAASLEVHLSTHTVKHAKLYSCGLCNRTYTSETYLMKHLHKHAPDLVQSPLGSTQPSHSPGHAGGGDSDEDKQSQAERSDSFSLTTGVPCVFDLNPYKLVTSSDVQYKTVSVSDILPHKDLCITVEASAIQVEHLNS, encoded by the exons ATGGAAGACTCCCATTTTAATTCCTCATACTTCTGGTCTCCTGTGCAGGGTCAG ATTGAGAATGCTGTATTTCTCAATAAGGTAAAGGAGCAGTTGGGTCAGGATAAAAGCCCCACCTACTCACATGGCCTCGCCCACGACCCAGCGACTGCGGTTGCTGGGGGTGTAAGAACACTAAAACAGGAGCAGATGCAACCATCCCATTCCTCACACAGTATCACGGTAGTGCCGGTACCATCGACCCACACAGGCATCATGACAGcag CGGGTTTGGTCACTTTTGTGTCTCCGGTGTCCTCTGCCCAGTCCCTTATTCCTGGACATCCATCCACCACTATGATAACAGTACAGACAG ACAAGAAAAATGAATCGGTGCCCTGCTCACCGGTTGTCATACCGATAACAGGGAAAAGGGGCAGAAAGAAAAAATCCACACTATCGTTGGTTGGCTCGACTTCTGGGGCAGATCCATTGATTTTAGGCCTTGCAGGACAG CATCATTCTGCCAACCTCTACAGTCTCTCTTCAGAACAAGGGCATGTTGGGAAGGAGGGCGGAAAAACATACAG GTGCCGGATTTGTGGTTTGACGTTTTGCAGTAAGTCAGACATGCAGCTGCACTCCAAGTCGCACACGGAGGTGAAAGCTCACCAGTGTCCGCACTGCTCCAAATCCTTCGCTAACACCAGCTACCTGACCCAGCACATCCGCATCCACAGCGGTGCCAAGCCCTACACCTGCTCCTACTGCCAGAAGGCTTTCAGACAGCTCAGTCACTTACAGCAGCACACACG AAACCACACAGAAACCAAACCTCATAAGTGTCCTCATTGCACGAAATCATTCGCCAACACAAGTTATCTTGCCCAGCATGTACGAATACACACAGGAGTGAAACCGTACGGCTGTTCCTTCTGCCAGAAGACCTTCAGACAACTCAGTCACTTACAGCAACACCACAG GATCCACACCGGAGACAGGCCATACAAATGTACTCACCCAGGCTGTGAGAAGTCTTTCACTCAGCTCTCCAACCTTCAG TCTCATCGACGTCAGCACAACAAGGACAAACCGTACAAGTGTCACCACTGTAACCGTGGTTATGTAGATGCAGCCAGCCTGGAAGTTCATCTGTCCACTCACACGGTTAAGCATGCTAAACTCTACTCCTGTGGTCTATGCAATCGCACTTATACCTCG GAGACGTATTTGATGAAACACTTGCACAAACACGCCCCCGATCTGGTTCAATCTCCGCTTGGGTCGACCCAACCAAGTCACAGCCCTGGACACGCTGGTGGAGGAGATTCAGACGAAGACAAGCAAAGCCAAGCTGAAAGGAGCGACAGCTTTAGCCTGACGACTGGTGTGCCATGCGTGTTTGACCTCAACCCATACAAATTGGTGACTTCTTCAGATGTGCAGTATAAAACTGTCAGTGTGTCTGATATCTTGCCTCACAAAGACCTCTGCATCACTGTGGAGGCGTCGGCTATACAGGTGGAACACCTGAACTCATGA
- the pianp gene encoding PILR alpha-associated neural protein isoform X3 encodes MERCSISPHIGFIPLWSFLLVPVIFCTATSDTNDRKWEELGEMQMPVTAQATTTQLWAVVWGPTQPLEDETHHFLSSLETESLKMTTSEDLSHHRGQPANQTQQPTTGEEERKDTGEQETQEVDPQFYVTVTISSLLILSAVIISAKLCYDRSLSHRPPPLSLAIPRAIAQEDSRQTLHSTPSFPDRER; translated from the exons ATGGAGCGATG CTCCATCTCTCCCCACATTGGATTCATTCCCCTTTGGAGCTTCCTGCTGGTCCCTGTCATTTTTTGCACTGCCACCAGTGACACGAATGACAGGAAGTGGGAGGAGCTCGGAGAGATGCAGATGCCCGTTACAGCGCAGGCCACCACCACTCAGCTCTGGGCGGTGGTCTGGGGTCCCACGCAACCGCTGGAGGATGAAACGCATCACTTCCTGTCCAGCCTGGAGACCGAGAGCCTGAAGATGACCACGTCCGAGGACTTGTCACATCATCGGGGCCAGCCTGCCAATCAGACCCAACAGCCAACGACaggagaggaggagagaaaaGATACAGGGGAGCAGGAGACCCAAGAAG TGGACCCACAGTTTTACGTGACTGTGACGATTTCATCTCTGCTGATTCTCTCTGCTGTCATCATCTCTGCTAAACTCTG TTATGACCGGAGCCTCTCTCATcgtcctcctcctctctctctcgccatcCCTCGCGCCATAGCTCAGGAGGACAGCAGGCAGACACTGCACAGCACTCCATCCTTCCCCGACAGAGAGAGGtag
- the gnl1 gene encoding guanine nucleotide-binding protein-like 1 has translation MPRKKPFSNKQKKKQLQVKREKKRGEPGSSHSSRNASVERCRDRQSDTSDSETTDIKRINHQPGTSDGQYDPNRYHLHFEKESKEEVERRKKIAMQKIIKPVPESELEIDINHIYPEDKGLNFPRRPSWHYDMQREALLRKEEKSFQEYLQALYSKNPPGTLSHFEHNLETWRQLWRVMEMSDVILLIVDIRHPVLHFSPALYHYFTDELKKRMILVLNKVDLCPAPLVLAWKHYLTKQFPQLHCICFTSHPGQPYSTVLQKKRMRKNAGWSQAGGPIHIMRACQEITAGRVDLSSWEKKIQKDAVAMGTEGDHTVDGLESVLVEHHSDVAMEMNSPTQELYKDGVLTLGCIGFPNVGKSSVLNSLVGRKVVSVSRTPGHTKYFQTYYLTSTVKLCDCPGLIFPSQVDKQLQILSGIYPVSQLQEPYSTVGYLCERINCLSVLKLTHPDPSPQHNPDTQDWTAWDICEAWAQRRGYKTAKAARNDVYRAANSLLRLANDGRLCLCMRPPGYSQSKDEWESHPDLAEIIALQGRKDEEEECREREDEDGESSSELEEENDRDADDDEDADGDDEDDTVKADRRGLTLNMFSVLGENECE, from the exons ATGCCACGCAAAAAGCCTTTCAGTAACAAACAGAAGAAAAAGCAGCTGCAGGTGAAACGCGAGAAGAAGAGAG GAGAACCGGGCTCAAGTCACAGCAGCAGAAATGCCAGTGTGGAGAGATGCAGAGACAGGCAGTCAGACACATCAGACAGCGAGACGACAGACATCAAGAGGATTAACCACCAGCCTGGCACCAGCGATGGGCAATATGACCCCAACAG atatcatttgcattttgAGAAGGAGAGCAAAGAGGAGGTGGAGAGGAGGAAGAAAATAGCAATGCAGAAAATCATAAAGCCCGTGCCAGAGAGCGAACTAGAGATTGATATAAACCACATCTACCCAGAGGACAAAG GCCTCAATTTCCCACGACGGCCCTCATGGCATTATGATATGCAAAGAGAGGCGCTGCTGCGGAAAGAGGAGAAATCATTTCAGGAGTATCTGCAGGCTCTTTACTCCAAGAACCCCCCTGGTACCCTCAGCCACTTTGAGCACAATCTGGAG acatGGAGGCAGCTGTGGAGAGTAATGGAGATGTCTGATGTCATTCTGCTCATAGTGGACATCAGACACCCA GTACTACATTTTTCTCCTGCTCTGTATCACTACTTCACAGACGAGTTAAAGAAACGCATGATTCTAGTTCTCAATAAAGTGGACTTGTGTCCTGCCCCTCTAGTGTTGGCATGGAAACACTACCTGACCAAACAGTTTCCCCAACTGCACTGTATCTGCTTTACCTCACACCCAGGACAACCCTACAGCACCG TTCTACAGAAGAAGAGAATGAGAAAGAATGCTGGATGGAGTCAGGCAGGAGGACCAATCCACATCATGAGGGCATGTCAGGAGATCACAGCAGGAAGAG TGGATTTAAGTAGCTGGGAGAAGAAGATCCAGAAAGATGCTGTTGCCATGGGAACTGAGGGGGATCACACTGTGGATGGGTTGGAATCTGTGTTGGTGGAGCATCATAGTGACGTTGCCATGGAAATGAACAGCCCTACGCAAGAACTTTATAAAGATGGGGTTCTCACATTAGGCTGCATAG GTTTCCCTAATGTAGGCAAATCCTCAGTGCTGAACAGTCTGGTTGGACGGAAGGTCGTGAGCGTATCTCGGACCCCCGGTCACACTAAATATTTTCAAACTTACTACCTCACCTCTACTGTTAAACTATGTGACTGTCCTGGGCTTATTTTCCCCTCCCAAGTGGACAAGCAACTACAG ATCCTGTCTGGTATATATCCAGTGTCCCAGCTGCAGGAGCCTTATAGTACTGTAGGATACCTGTGTGAAAGGATCAACTGCCTCTCCGTATTGAAACTGACACATCCTGACCCGAGCCCACAGCACAACCCTGATACACAGGACTGGACCGCATGGGACATATGTGAAG CATGGGCTCAGAGGAGAGGGTATAAGACTGCTAAGGCGGCCCGTAATGATGTCTATCGAGCAGCCAACAGTCTCCTGCGGTTAGCCAACGATGGGCGACTCTGTCTCTGCATGCGGCCACCAGGATATTCTCAAAGCAAAG ATGAATGGGAATCCCACCCAGACTTGGCTGAGATCATCGCTCTGCAAGGAAGAAAGGATGAAGAGGAGGAGTGCAGGGAGAGGGAGGACGAGGACGGTGAGTCCAGCTCAGAGCTGGAGGAAGAGAATGATCGAGACGCTGATGACGATGAGGACGCTGATggagatgatgaagatgatacTGTAAAAGCAGACAGGAGGGGTCTCACTCTCAATATGTTCAGTGTGCTGGGTGAGAACGAATGCGAGTGA
- the znf384b gene encoding zinc finger protein 384b isoform X2, producing the protein MEDSHFNSSYFWSPVQGQIENAVFLNKVKEQLGQDKSPTYSHGLAHDPATAVAGGVRTLKQEQMQPSHSSHSITVVPVPSTHTGIMTAAGLVTFVSPVSSAQSLIPGHPSTTMITVQTDKKNESVPCSPVVIPITGKRGRKKKSTLSLVGSTSGADPLILGLAGQHHSANLYSLSSEQGHVGKEGGKTYRNHTETKPHKCPHCTKSFANTSYLAQHVRIHTGVKPYGCSFCQKTFRQLSHLQQHHRIHTGDRPYKCTHPGCEKSFTQLSNLQSHRRQHNKDKPYKCHHCNRGYVDAASLEVHLSTHTVKHAKLYSCGLCNRTYTSETYLMKHLHKHAPDLVQSPLGSTQPSHSPGHAGGGDSDEDKQSQAERSDSFSLTTGVPCVFDLNPYKLVTSSDVQYKTVSVSDILPHKDLCITVEASAIQVEHLNS; encoded by the exons ATGGAAGACTCCCATTTTAATTCCTCATACTTCTGGTCTCCTGTGCAGGGTCAG ATTGAGAATGCTGTATTTCTCAATAAGGTAAAGGAGCAGTTGGGTCAGGATAAAAGCCCCACCTACTCACATGGCCTCGCCCACGACCCAGCGACTGCGGTTGCTGGGGGTGTAAGAACACTAAAACAGGAGCAGATGCAACCATCCCATTCCTCACACAGTATCACGGTAGTGCCGGTACCATCGACCCACACAGGCATCATGACAGcag CGGGTTTGGTCACTTTTGTGTCTCCGGTGTCCTCTGCCCAGTCCCTTATTCCTGGACATCCATCCACCACTATGATAACAGTACAGACAG ACAAGAAAAATGAATCGGTGCCCTGCTCACCGGTTGTCATACCGATAACAGGGAAAAGGGGCAGAAAGAAAAAATCCACACTATCGTTGGTTGGCTCGACTTCTGGGGCAGATCCATTGATTTTAGGCCTTGCAGGACAG CATCATTCTGCCAACCTCTACAGTCTCTCTTCAGAACAAGGGCATGTTGGGAAGGAGGGCGGAAAAACATACAG AAACCACACAGAAACCAAACCTCATAAGTGTCCTCATTGCACGAAATCATTCGCCAACACAAGTTATCTTGCCCAGCATGTACGAATACACACAGGAGTGAAACCGTACGGCTGTTCCTTCTGCCAGAAGACCTTCAGACAACTCAGTCACTTACAGCAACACCACAG GATCCACACCGGAGACAGGCCATACAAATGTACTCACCCAGGCTGTGAGAAGTCTTTCACTCAGCTCTCCAACCTTCAG TCTCATCGACGTCAGCACAACAAGGACAAACCGTACAAGTGTCACCACTGTAACCGTGGTTATGTAGATGCAGCCAGCCTGGAAGTTCATCTGTCCACTCACACGGTTAAGCATGCTAAACTCTACTCCTGTGGTCTATGCAATCGCACTTATACCTCG GAGACGTATTTGATGAAACACTTGCACAAACACGCCCCCGATCTGGTTCAATCTCCGCTTGGGTCGACCCAACCAAGTCACAGCCCTGGACACGCTGGTGGAGGAGATTCAGACGAAGACAAGCAAAGCCAAGCTGAAAGGAGCGACAGCTTTAGCCTGACGACTGGTGTGCCATGCGTGTTTGACCTCAACCCATACAAATTGGTGACTTCTTCAGATGTGCAGTATAAAACTGTCAGTGTGTCTGATATCTTGCCTCACAAAGACCTCTGCATCACTGTGGAGGCGTCGGCTATACAGGTGGAACACCTGAACTCATGA
- the pianp gene encoding PILR alpha-associated neural protein isoform X4, translating into MLCVLYAYLAFSFQSHLPSFRCFVCPSPSSISPHIGFIPLWSFLLVPVIFCTATSDTNDRKWEELGEMQMPVTAQATTTQLWAVVWGPTQPLEDETHHFLSSLETESLKMTTSEDLSHHRGQPANQTQQPTTGEEERKDTGEQETQEVMTGASLIVLLLSLSPSLAP; encoded by the exons ATG CTGTGCGTTCTTTATGCATATCTAGCTTTTTCTTTTCAATCCCACCTTCCGTCTTTCCGTTGCTTTGTATGTCCTTCCCCCAGCTCCATCTCTCCCCACATTGGATTCATTCCCCTTTGGAGCTTCCTGCTGGTCCCTGTCATTTTTTGCACTGCCACCAGTGACACGAATGACAGGAAGTGGGAGGAGCTCGGAGAGATGCAGATGCCCGTTACAGCGCAGGCCACCACCACTCAGCTCTGGGCGGTGGTCTGGGGTCCCACGCAACCGCTGGAGGATGAAACGCATCACTTCCTGTCCAGCCTGGAGACCGAGAGCCTGAAGATGACCACGTCCGAGGACTTGTCACATCATCGGGGCCAGCCTGCCAATCAGACCCAACAGCCAACGACaggagaggaggagagaaaaGATACAGGGGAGCAGGAGACCCAAGAAG TTATGACCGGAGCCTCTCTCATcgtcctcctcctctctctctcgccatcCCTCGCGCCATAG
- the si:ch211-154o6.3 gene encoding uncharacterized protein si:ch211-154o6.3, translating into MGEVRKLQKKLRQIENLEIKVSLTPEEKIKVSKKAELRSRLAEVLLQLSGPQQTEGIVGKEEDKMKRQVEEVTEQHVAQSPALKIAREKRRKNEEKDGSKTDGAEETHAPPVGPSEEEQEDAEFRSLRQTWEKAKFRLRFLEGHSDIITCVLSVDNLVISGSRDTTVKVWHVPTATEQRNLGGHSGGVTCLNAPPPEYCRRLAHELDLPDKERFVLSGSTDCCVKIWALSSGQCVKSIYTFNAVTSLCFIPERQGFIVTGSDAGKLQVWSWTSQESCQSVNAHLDSVTTLQSHGPLLFSGSAEGRVCVWGLSNEGPEPLRRLHLWEPEVTGCGGGDGLNGRLFLSPRGDRVFLTCGKASIRILNWRTGVVTRLTNHSSTAGVTDYISQIPGLLIGSCFDLATGESTINLFSVPQCKYLVSLTSSSLPRILCFAAWLTASGDHRWVTGGRDLIVWEQLPGNFKKRGDVAVRRDRRLEYSLLDSDRDSEGDRSDDDDEDFMPQGAPETVEPESSPWLRCVLQ; encoded by the exons ATGGGGGAGGTGAGGAAGCTCCAAAAGAAGTTAAGGCAAATTGAGAACTTGGAGATCAAAGTTTCTCTTACTCCGGAGGAAAAAATAAAG GTCTCGAAGAAGGCGGAGCTTCGCTCCAGATTGGCTGAGGTTCTGCTGCAGCTTTCTGGCCCCCAGCAAACTGAAGGCATTGTGGGAAAAGAGGAGGATAaaatgaaaagacaagt GGAGGAGGTAACAGAGCAACATGTCGCTCAAAGTCCTGCACTAAAGATAGCACGAGAGAAGAGACGAAAGAATGAAGAAAAGGATGGAAGTAAAACAGATGGCGCAGAGGAAACACATGCTCCTCCAGTCGGTCCCAGTGAAGAAGAACAAGAAG ATGCTGAGTTCAGATCTCTCAGACAAACTTGGGAAAAAGCCAAGTTTCGTCTTCGATTTCTAGAGGGTCACAGTGACATCATCACCTGTGTACTCTCTGTTGACAACCTTGTCATTTCAGGCAG TCGTGATACGACGGTTAAAGTGTGGCATGTTCCCACGGCAACAGAACAGCGGAATTTGGGAGGTCACAGCGGTGGAGTCACCTGTCTCAATGCACCACCTCCAGAGTACTGCAGGAGATTgg CACATGAACTCGACTTGCCTGACAAGGAAAGATTTGTTTTAAGTGGTTCCACGGACTGTTGTGTGAAAATATGGGCTTTGAGTTCAG GTCAGTGTGTTAAGTCCATTTACACGTTCAATGCGGTTACAAGTCTCTGCTTCATTCCTGAAAGACAAGGCTTCATTGTCACTGGTTCAG ATGCTGGGAAGCTGCAGGTGTGGAGCTGGACCTCACAGGAGAGCTGTCAATCAGTGAACGCACACCTGGACTCAGTCACCACACTCCAG TCCCATGGTCCTCTGCTGTTCAGCGGCTCCGCCGagggacgtgtgtgtgtgtgggggctGAGCAATGAAGGGCCGGAGCCCCTCCGCAGGTTGCACCTCTGGGAGCCAGAAGTCACGGGGTGTGGTGGAGGTGATGGGCTGAACGGGAGGCTGTTTCTGAGCCCCCGCGGGGACCGCGTGTTTCTCACATGTGGGAAGGCGAGCATACGAATCCTTAACTGGAGGACAG GCGTAGTGACCCGGTTAACCAATCACAGCAGCACTGCGGGTGTCACAGATTACATCAGTCAAATTCCGGGTCTTTTGATTGGTTCTTGCTTTGACCTCGCCACCGGAGAAAGCACAATTAACT tGTTTTCAGTTCCCCAGTGCAAGTACCTGGTTTCACTCACCTCTTCAAGTCTTCCCAgaattctttgttttgctgcctGGCTGACAGCGAGCGGGGACCATCGGTGGGTCACAGGGGGTCGTGACCTCATCGTTTGGGAGCAGCTTCCAGGAAATTTCAAAAAGAG AGGCGATGTCGCAGTGAGACGAGACAGACGATTGGAATATTCTCTTTTGGATTCTGACAGGGACTCGGAGGGCGACAGAAGCGACG ATGATGATGAAGACTTCATGCCCCAGGGTGCACCTGAAACCGTGGAACCTGAAAGTTCTCCGTGGCTGCGTTGCGTTCTTCAGTGA
- the pianp gene encoding PILR alpha-associated neural protein isoform X2, translating into MERCSISPHIGFIPLWSFLLVPVIFCTATSDTNDRKWEELGEMQMPVTAQATTTQLWAVVWGPTQPLEDETHHFLSSLETESLKMTTSEDLSHHRGQPANQTQQPTTGEEERKDTGEQETQEVDPQFYVTVTISSLLILSAVIISAKLCYDRSLSHRPPPLSLAIPRAIAQEDSRQTLHSTPSFPDRERIPVVNL; encoded by the exons ATGGAGCGATG CTCCATCTCTCCCCACATTGGATTCATTCCCCTTTGGAGCTTCCTGCTGGTCCCTGTCATTTTTTGCACTGCCACCAGTGACACGAATGACAGGAAGTGGGAGGAGCTCGGAGAGATGCAGATGCCCGTTACAGCGCAGGCCACCACCACTCAGCTCTGGGCGGTGGTCTGGGGTCCCACGCAACCGCTGGAGGATGAAACGCATCACTTCCTGTCCAGCCTGGAGACCGAGAGCCTGAAGATGACCACGTCCGAGGACTTGTCACATCATCGGGGCCAGCCTGCCAATCAGACCCAACAGCCAACGACaggagaggaggagagaaaaGATACAGGGGAGCAGGAGACCCAAGAAG TGGACCCACAGTTTTACGTGACTGTGACGATTTCATCTCTGCTGATTCTCTCTGCTGTCATCATCTCTGCTAAACTCTG TTATGACCGGAGCCTCTCTCATcgtcctcctcctctctctctcgccatcCCTCGCGCCATAGCTCAGGAGGACAGCAGGCAGACACTGCACAGCACTCCATCCTTCCCCGACAGAGAGAG GATACCAGTGGTCAATCTTTGA